A window of the Verminephrobacter eiseniae EF01-2 genome harbors these coding sequences:
- a CDS encoding DUF1289 domain-containing protein, which produces MSAARPPEGAHTVAEGAGIPSIAARPPEGAHTAAEGAGIPSIAVRPPEGARTVAEGAGTPVNAIDLLAERANKTCADGHFDGAHGAAVPSPCIAVCRMSPERGHCEGCFRTLDEIRLWSSADGPLRRRIWQQLLGRAGIALPALVSRHGSDVVGCAQPSERSARRIVRPIPSVLASDATPRCASMASADRQMIGDATLETPP; this is translated from the coding sequence ATGAGCGCCGCCCGGCCGCCCGAAGGCGCTCATACCGTAGCCGAAGGCGCAGGTATCCCATCGATCGCCGCCCGGCCGCCCGAAGGCGCTCATACCGCAGCCGAAGGCGCAGGTATTCCATCGATCGCCGTCCGGCCGCCCGAAGGCGCTCGCACCGTAGCCGAAGGCGCAGGTACTCCAGTGAACGCCATCGATTTGCTGGCCGAGCGCGCAAACAAAACCTGCGCTGACGGCCATTTCGATGGCGCCCATGGCGCGGCCGTGCCATCGCCGTGCATCGCGGTATGCCGCATGTCCCCGGAGCGCGGCCACTGCGAGGGCTGCTTTCGCACGCTCGACGAAATACGCCTTTGGTCGAGCGCCGACGGCCCGCTGCGCCGCCGCATCTGGCAGCAACTGCTCGGGCGCGCGGGCATCGCGTTGCCGGCACTAGTGTCGCGTCACGGATCAGATGTCGTAGGCTGCGCGCAGCCATCGGAGCGCAGCGCAAGGCGCATCGTGCGGCCAATACCGAGCGTATTGGCAAGCGATGCAACGCCGCGATGCGCTTCGATGGCCAGCGCAGACCGACAGATGATCGGTGACGCGACACTAGAGACCCCGCCATGA
- the dnaX gene encoding DNA polymerase III subunit gamma/tau translates to MSYLVLARKYRPRNFAEMVGQEHVVQALSNALTRQRLHHAYLFTGTRGVGKTTVARILAKSLNCQGPDGQGGITATPCGICPACSDIDSGRFVDYTELDAASNRGVDEVQSLLEQAVYKPVQGRFKVFMIDEVHMLTNTAFNAMLKTLEEPPEYLKFVLATTDPQKVPVTVLSRCLQFNLRPMAPQTVHAHLVQVLAAEQVAAEPQALQLLARAARGSMRDALSLTDQAIAFGSGQLQEAAVRQMLGAVDRSYVFRLIDALAQGDGRAVVETAQELRLNGLSAASTLEEMAAVLQRMAVLQAVPQQADAVDAQDPEAAETARLAAAMPADETHLLYSLCLHGRGELGLAPDEYAALTMVLLRLLAFKPGGAPSEKKSLHQPEAAPSGAVPVSVPVPAPTPAPAPAAAAAAASTPADPVAPAQTIAPALLDPAGAEKSGAAAVQSAPLQNAPEFVAIPVRVTPEPGARLQPTPHCASMPAPVSERCTPTEEGDIWHATVQELLAAEAITALARELALQSQLLARDDGHWLLRVDSESLNQPTARERLRAALQAAGHASQIRVELGVVCDSPARRNAAATAERQRRAQAIVANDPYVQSLMREHGAKIVPGSVKPA, encoded by the coding sequence ATGTCCTACCTCGTGCTCGCCCGCAAGTACCGACCGCGCAATTTCGCCGAAATGGTGGGGCAAGAGCATGTGGTGCAGGCCCTGAGCAATGCGCTGACCCGGCAGCGCCTGCACCATGCCTATTTGTTCACCGGCACGCGCGGCGTGGGCAAGACCACGGTGGCGCGCATCCTGGCCAAGTCGCTCAACTGCCAGGGCCCGGATGGGCAGGGCGGCATCACCGCGACGCCCTGCGGCATCTGCCCGGCCTGCAGCGACATAGACAGCGGCCGTTTCGTCGATTACACCGAACTCGACGCCGCCTCCAACCGGGGCGTCGACGAGGTGCAAAGCCTGCTCGAGCAGGCGGTGTACAAGCCGGTGCAGGGGCGCTTCAAGGTCTTCATGATCGATGAGGTGCACATGCTCACGAACACGGCGTTCAACGCCATGCTCAAGACGCTGGAAGAGCCGCCCGAGTACCTCAAGTTCGTGCTGGCCACGACCGACCCGCAGAAGGTGCCGGTCACGGTGCTCAGCCGCTGCCTGCAATTCAACCTGCGCCCCATGGCGCCGCAGACCGTGCACGCGCACCTGGTGCAGGTGCTGGCGGCCGAACAGGTGGCCGCCGAGCCCCAGGCCCTGCAACTGCTGGCGCGCGCGGCGCGCGGCTCGATGCGCGATGCGCTGTCGCTGACCGATCAGGCCATCGCCTTTGGCAGCGGCCAGTTGCAAGAAGCCGCCGTGCGCCAGATGCTGGGCGCGGTCGACCGCTCGTATGTGTTCCGGCTGATCGATGCGCTGGCGCAAGGCGATGGCCGGGCGGTGGTCGAAACCGCGCAGGAGTTGCGGCTCAACGGCCTGTCGGCCGCATCCACGCTCGAAGAGATGGCGGCCGTGCTGCAACGGATGGCAGTGCTTCAGGCCGTGCCGCAGCAGGCCGACGCAGTGGATGCGCAAGATCCCGAGGCGGCAGAAACCGCCCGGCTGGCCGCCGCAATGCCGGCGGACGAAACCCATCTGCTGTACAGCCTGTGCCTGCACGGGCGCGGCGAACTGGGGCTTGCGCCCGACGAATACGCGGCGCTGACCATGGTGCTGCTGCGCCTGTTGGCCTTCAAGCCCGGCGGCGCGCCGAGCGAAAAAAAAAGCCTGCACCAGCCTGAAGCCGCCCCTTCGGGCGCGGTGCCGGTATCCGTGCCGGTCCCGGCACCAACACCGGCACCGGCACCGGCTGCTGCTGCTGCGGCTGCGAGCACCCCGGCAGACCCTGTGGCGCCAGCGCAGACCATTGCGCCGGCGCTGCTCGACCCGGCCGGTGCCGAGAAGTCCGGTGCCGCTGCGGTGCAATCAGCACCGTTGCAGAATGCGCCTGAATTCGTAGCCATTCCGGTGCGGGTGACACCCGAACCCGGAGCCCGCTTGCAGCCCACGCCGCATTGCGCGTCCATGCCAGCGCCTGTATCGGAGCGTTGTACCCCGACCGAAGAGGGCGACATCTGGCATGCCACCGTGCAGGAACTGCTGGCCGCAGAGGCCATCACGGCGCTGGCGCGCGAGTTGGCCTTGCAATCGCAACTGCTGGCGCGCGACGACGGGCACTGGCTGCTGCGCGTCGACAGCGAGTCGCTGAACCAACCCACGGCGCGCGAGCGGCTGCGCGCCGCGCTACAGGCCGCAGGCCATGCCAGCCAAATCCGTGTCGAGCTGGGCGTCGTCTGCGACAGCCCCGCCCGCCGCAATGCCGCCGCCACCGCCGAACGCCAGCGCCGCGCGCAGGCCATCGTGGCCAACGACCCCTATGTGCAGTCGCTGATGCGCGAGCACGGCGCGAAAATCGTGCCGGGCAGCGTCAAACCTGCATGA
- a CDS encoding OsmC family protein translates to MECTVSWTGGAGTRSGMGFVAETGSGHVLAMDGAPDAAHPAHGGQNLAPRPMETVLAGTGGCTAYDVVLILQRGRHDVRGCSVKLTTERAATDPKVFTRIHMHFTVTGKGLAPAAVERAIALSHDKYCSASIMLGKTAEITTSYEVREL, encoded by the coding sequence ATGGAATGCACAGTGAGCTGGACAGGCGGGGCCGGAACCCGGTCCGGCATGGGCTTTGTCGCCGAAACCGGCAGCGGCCATGTCTTGGCGATGGACGGAGCACCGGATGCCGCCCATCCGGCCCATGGCGGACAGAATCTGGCGCCGCGCCCGATGGAGACCGTGCTGGCAGGCACCGGGGGCTGCACCGCTTATGACGTGGTGCTGATCCTGCAGCGCGGCCGCCATGATGTGCGCGGCTGCAGCGTGAAGTTGACCACGGAGCGCGCCGCGACCGATCCCAAGGTGTTCACCCGGATCCACATGCATTTCACGGTCACCGGCAAGGGGCTTGCGCCCGCCGCCGTGGAGCGCGCCATTGCGCTGAGCCACGACAAATACTGCTCGGCCAGCATCATGCTGGGCAAAACTGCCGAGATCACCACCAGCTACGAGGTGCGGGAGCTCTGA
- a CDS encoding IS110 family RNA-guided transposase translates to MSVTSMTVGIDVAKAHIDVCVLEPKSGAQRFTNDAEGHSALAALLQPLDVGLVVMEATGGYEVALACALQAAGLPVAVLNPRQARDFAKSMGRLAKTDAVDARMLAELAAVLLRREDLSRFLRPLTDECQQWLAALVTRRRQLLTMLHSERQRLQITPAKLHPSIEAIVAAIKAQLNELETQMVGHVREHFGDLDRLLQSAAGVGPVASATMIAELPELGRLNRREIAALVGVAPMANDSGSSKGRRRVQGGRFEVRRVLYMATLTATRYNPAIKAFYERLKAAGKLPKVALVACMRKLLTTLNAMVRTGKPWDKSLHGT, encoded by the coding sequence ATGTCTGTTACCTCAATGACGGTGGGCATCGACGTAGCCAAGGCGCACATCGATGTCTGTGTGCTGGAGCCCAAGAGCGGGGCCCAGCGGTTTACCAACGATGCTGAAGGCCACTCGGCCCTTGCAGCGCTTTTGCAGCCCCTGGATGTGGGCCTGGTGGTAATGGAGGCCACCGGTGGCTACGAGGTGGCGCTGGCGTGTGCCCTGCAGGCCGCAGGCCTGCCCGTGGCGGTGCTCAATCCGCGCCAGGCGCGCGACTTCGCCAAGTCCATGGGCCGGCTGGCCAAGACCGACGCGGTCGATGCACGCATGCTCGCGGAGCTGGCCGCGGTGCTGCTGCGCCGCGAAGACCTGAGCCGCTTCCTGCGCCCCCTGACCGACGAGTGCCAGCAGTGGCTGGCTGCGCTGGTCACACGCAGGCGCCAGCTGCTGACCATGCTTCATTCCGAACGCCAGCGCCTGCAGATCACCCCCGCGAAGCTGCACCCAAGCATCGAGGCCATCGTGGCTGCCATCAAGGCACAGCTCAATGAGCTGGAGACGCAGATGGTGGGCCATGTGCGGGAGCACTTCGGCGATCTGGACCGGCTGCTGCAGTCGGCCGCAGGCGTTGGTCCGGTGGCCAGCGCCACGATGATTGCCGAGTTGCCCGAACTGGGCCGGCTCAACCGGCGCGAGATCGCAGCCCTGGTAGGCGTGGCGCCCATGGCCAACGATTCCGGCAGCAGCAAGGGCCGACGACGGGTGCAAGGAGGACGCTTCGAGGTCCGGCGTGTGCTGTACATGGCAACGCTGACTGCCACTCGCTACAACCCGGCCATCAAGGCCTTCTACGAACGCCTCAAGGCTGCCGGCAAGCTGCCCAAGGTCGCTCTGGTGGCGTGCATGCGCAAACTCCTGACCACGCTCAACGCCATGGTCAGAACCGGCAAACCTTGGGATAAATCGCTGCACGGCACTTGA
- a CDS encoding 2-hydroxychromene-2-carboxylate isomerase, producing MKQIRFYLDFVSPYAWLAFERLPEVLAGLSHSVAYQPVLLGALLQQHHNPGPAGIAPKRDWTYRHVGWLGHAQGTPLQLPARHPFNPLPLLRLALACSDDGHINRFVAGAVLRHVWQGGQDALDAGRLAALGTELAGQLRPGQDNHGAAPKALLRANTEAAQAAGVFGVPTFEVDGKLFWGLDSLPMLRAYLDGDAWFDAGAWDAVRQIPSGLTPDKG from the coding sequence ATGAAGCAAATCAGGTTCTATCTGGACTTCGTCTCGCCCTATGCCTGGCTGGCGTTCGAGCGCCTGCCCGAAGTGCTGGCGGGCCTGAGCCACAGCGTTGCCTATCAGCCGGTGCTGCTGGGCGCATTGCTGCAGCAGCATCACAACCCGGGCCCGGCGGGCATAGCACCCAAGCGCGACTGGACCTACCGCCATGTGGGCTGGCTGGGCCATGCGCAGGGCACGCCGCTGCAACTGCCTGCGCGCCACCCGTTCAACCCGCTGCCCTTGCTGCGCCTGGCCCTGGCCTGTAGCGATGACGGCCATATCAACCGCTTTGTCGCCGGCGCCGTGCTGCGCCATGTCTGGCAAGGAGGCCAAGATGCGCTCGACGCCGGGCGTCTGGCGGCGCTGGGCACGGAACTCGCCGGACAACTGCGCCCCGGACAGGACAACCATGGCGCAGCGCCCAAGGCATTGCTGCGCGCCAACACCGAGGCCGCGCAGGCGGCGGGCGTGTTTGGCGTGCCCACGTTCGAGGTCGATGGCAAGCTGTTCTGGGGGCTGGACAGCCTGCCGATGCTGCGCGCGTATCTGGACGGCGATGCCTGGTTCGACGCGGGCGCCTGGGATGCTGTCCGGCAGATCCCCTCGGGCTTGACGCCGGACAAGGGCTGA
- a CDS encoding BKACE family enzyme: MTAPKPDAARHERQAPLAGERQPTATPASTSAWSGNPLIVTVAPNGAYKQPRDHAALPITADALAATARACLDAGAAMLHMHIRDAQGRHSLDLQGYRAAIHRVRQAVGQALVLQITSEAAGIYRAAAQIALVEALRPEAVSVGLREFDQPEIGEAGLQRFFTGLARQRTLTQIILYDLADLRRWQDLRARAVVPQAPWSLLFVLGRYSAGQTSSPRDLLPFVTAHEGPEPWAVCAFGATENSCIAAAAALGGHARVGFENNLLCKDGSIAPDNAALVRQAVQVAQALGRPLATADDIRQWR; this comes from the coding sequence ATGACGGCGCCCAAGCCCGATGCCGCACGGCACGAGCGCCAGGCCCCGCTCGCCGGCGAGCGCCAGCCGACAGCCACGCCCGCCAGCACTTCGGCATGGAGCGGCAACCCGCTGATCGTCACCGTCGCCCCGAATGGCGCCTACAAACAGCCCCGGGACCACGCCGCCTTGCCGATCACCGCCGACGCACTGGCGGCCACGGCGCGCGCCTGTCTGGATGCCGGGGCGGCCATGCTGCACATGCATATCCGCGACGCCCAGGGCCGCCACAGCCTGGACCTGCAAGGCTACCGTGCGGCCATCCACCGCGTGCGCCAGGCGGTGGGGCAGGCGCTGGTGCTGCAAATCACCAGCGAGGCGGCCGGCATCTACCGCGCAGCGGCACAGATCGCGCTGGTCGAGGCGCTGCGCCCCGAAGCGGTGTCGGTGGGCCTGCGCGAGTTCGACCAACCCGAGATCGGCGAAGCCGGCTTGCAGCGCTTTTTCACCGGGCTGGCGCGCCAGCGCACGCTGACCCAGATCATCCTGTACGACCTGGCCGACCTGCGCCGCTGGCAAGATCTGCGCGCGCGGGCCGTGGTGCCGCAGGCCCCCTGGTCGCTGCTGTTCGTGCTGGGCCGCTACAGCGCCGGCCAGACCTCCAGTCCCCGGGATTTGCTGCCCTTCGTGACGGCCCATGAAGGGCCCGAGCCTTGGGCGGTCTGCGCTTTCGGCGCCACCGAAAACAGTTGCATCGCAGCCGCCGCAGCGCTGGGCGGTCATGCCCGCGTGGGCTTTGAAAACAACCTGCTGTGCAAGGACGGCAGCATCGCCCCCGACAACGCCGCCTTGGTGCGCCAGGCCGTGCAGGTCGCGCAAGCGCTGGGCCGGCCGCTGGCCACGGCCGATGACATCCGGCAATGGCGGTAA
- a CDS encoding MFS transporter has translation MATAHPAPRPMTPEEKKVIFASSLGTVFEWYDFYLYGALASIIAKQFFSGLDAGSAFIFALLAFAAGFIVRPFGAIFFGRLGDMIGRKYTFLITILIMGLSTFLVGILPSYATVGVAAPVILIALRLLQGLALGGEYGGAATYVAEHSPHGKRGAYTSWIQTTATLGLFLSLAVILGVRTTLGEEAFASWGWRLPFLLSIVLLGISVWIRLSMSESPAFQKMKAEGKTSKAPLTESFARWKNLKIVILALLGLTAGQAAVWYSGQFYALLFLTETLKVDGATANILVAVALMIGTPFFVVFGTLSDRIGRKPIILTGCLLAALTYFPVFGALTKAANPALAEAQAKNQVLVMADASECSFQFNPTGQVKFTSSCDIAKQVLARASVSYENVPAAAGTPATIKIGETAITSYSSKGLPADEAKKKDAEFKQAVGDALKAAGYPAKADPERIDKVMIIAIITYLVLLVTMVYGPIAAILVEMFPTRIRYTSMSLPYHIGNGWFGGLLPTSAFAIVAQTGNMYNGLWFPVVIAGATVVIGGLFIKDTKDVDIYAND, from the coding sequence ATGGCAACCGCTCATCCCGCACCACGGCCGATGACGCCTGAAGAGAAGAAAGTCATCTTCGCTTCATCGCTCGGCACCGTTTTCGAGTGGTACGACTTTTATCTGTACGGCGCGCTCGCAAGCATCATCGCCAAGCAGTTCTTCAGCGGCCTGGATGCCGGCTCGGCCTTCATCTTCGCGCTGCTGGCGTTTGCTGCCGGCTTCATCGTGCGGCCGTTCGGCGCCATCTTCTTTGGCCGCCTGGGCGACATGATCGGCCGCAAGTACACCTTCCTGATCACCATCCTGATCATGGGCCTGTCGACCTTCCTCGTCGGTATCTTGCCCTCCTATGCAACGGTCGGCGTCGCGGCGCCAGTGATCCTGATTGCGCTGCGTCTGCTGCAAGGCCTGGCGCTGGGCGGCGAGTACGGCGGCGCAGCCACCTATGTGGCCGAGCATTCTCCCCATGGCAAACGCGGCGCCTACACGTCCTGGATTCAGACCACGGCCACGCTGGGACTGTTTTTGTCGCTGGCGGTGATTCTTGGCGTGCGCACCACCTTGGGCGAAGAAGCTTTCGCCAGTTGGGGCTGGCGCCTGCCGTTCCTGCTGTCCATCGTGCTGCTCGGCATCTCGGTGTGGATTCGTCTGTCGATGAGCGAATCACCGGCCTTCCAGAAGATGAAGGCCGAAGGCAAGACCTCCAAGGCACCGCTGACCGAATCCTTCGCCCGCTGGAAGAACCTGAAGATCGTGATCCTGGCCCTGCTGGGCCTGACCGCCGGCCAGGCCGCCGTCTGGTACTCGGGCCAGTTCTATGCGCTGCTCTTCCTGACCGAGACGCTCAAGGTCGACGGCGCGACCGCCAACATCCTGGTGGCCGTGGCGCTGATGATCGGCACGCCGTTCTTTGTCGTGTTCGGCACCCTGTCGGACCGCATCGGCCGCAAACCCATCATCCTGACGGGCTGCCTGCTGGCTGCGCTGACCTACTTCCCGGTGTTCGGCGCGCTGACCAAGGCCGCCAACCCGGCGCTGGCCGAGGCCCAGGCGAAGAACCAGGTGCTGGTGATGGCCGACGCCAGCGAATGCTCGTTCCAGTTCAACCCCACGGGGCAGGTCAAATTCACCAGTTCCTGCGACATCGCCAAGCAGGTGCTGGCCCGGGCCTCGGTGAGCTACGAAAACGTCCCGGCCGCAGCCGGCACCCCGGCCACGATCAAGATCGGAGAGACCGCGATCACCTCGTACTCCAGCAAAGGCCTGCCGGCTGACGAGGCCAAGAAAAAGGACGCCGAGTTCAAACAAGCGGTCGGAGACGCGCTGAAGGCAGCCGGTTATCCCGCCAAGGCCGACCCGGAACGCATCGACAAGGTAATGATCATCGCAATCATCACCTACCTGGTGCTGCTGGTGACCATGGTGTACGGCCCGATCGCCGCGATACTGGTGGAGATGTTCCCCACCCGCATCCGCTACACCTCGATGTCGCTGCCCTACCACATCGGCAACGGCTGGTTCGGCGGCCTGCTGCCCACCTCGGCATTTGCCATCGTGGCCCAGACCGGCAACATGTACAACGGCCTGTGGTTCCCCGTCGTCATCGCCGGCGCCACCGTCGTGATCGGGGGCCTGTTCATCAAGGACACCAAGGACGTCGACATCTACGCCAACGACTGA
- a CDS encoding hydroxymethylglutaryl-CoA lyase — MSLPAKVKIVDVGPRDGLQNEPAPVPAEIKIGLVQRLQDAGLKNIEVTSYVSPQWVPQMADNHQVMAGIARQQGVVYSVLTPNLKGFAAALPDRPDEIVVFGSASEAFSQKNINCSIAQSIERFAPVVQAARAAGIAVRGAMSCAVGCPYEGDVAPERVAYLAGLMKQIGVQHVGVADTIGVGTPRKVRRAVQAALQHYGIDAVSCHFHDTYGQALANTLATLEMGLWQYDSAVAGLGGCPYARGATGNVATEDMVYMLHGMDIETGIDLDKLVDAGAYISRFLGRKPHSRAASALLARRADG, encoded by the coding sequence ATGAGCCTTCCTGCCAAAGTCAAGATCGTCGATGTCGGCCCGCGTGACGGCCTGCAAAACGAGCCGGCGCCGGTACCGGCCGAGATCAAGATCGGCCTGGTGCAGCGCCTGCAGGACGCGGGCCTGAAGAACATCGAGGTCACCAGCTATGTGTCGCCCCAATGGGTGCCGCAGATGGCGGACAACCACCAGGTGATGGCCGGCATCGCGCGCCAGCAGGGCGTGGTCTATTCGGTGCTGACGCCCAACCTCAAGGGCTTTGCTGCGGCACTGCCCGACCGGCCTGACGAGATCGTGGTCTTCGGCTCGGCCAGCGAAGCCTTCAGCCAGAAGAACATCAACTGCAGCATTGCCCAGAGCATCGAGCGCTTTGCGCCGGTAGTCCAGGCCGCGCGCGCTGCCGGCATTGCCGTGCGCGGGGCGATGAGTTGCGCCGTGGGCTGCCCCTATGAGGGCGACGTCGCACCCGAGCGCGTGGCCTACCTGGCGGGGCTGATGAAGCAGATCGGCGTGCAGCATGTGGGCGTGGCCGACACCATCGGCGTGGGCACACCGCGCAAGGTGCGGCGCGCGGTGCAGGCGGCGCTGCAGCATTACGGCATCGACGCCGTTTCGTGCCATTTCCATGACACCTACGGCCAGGCGCTGGCCAACACGCTGGCCACGCTGGAGATGGGCCTGTGGCAGTACGACAGCGCGGTCGCCGGCCTGGGCGGCTGCCCCTATGCCCGGGGCGCCACAGGCAATGTGGCTACCGAAGACATGGTGTATATGCTGCACGGCATGGACATAGAGACCGGCATCGACCTGGACAAACTCGTCGATGCCGGCGCCTACATCAGCCGCTTTCTGGGCCGCAAGCCCCATTCGCGGGCCGCCAGCGCGTTGCTCGCCCGGCGCGCGGACGGCTGA
- a CDS encoding 2-hydroxyacid dehydrogenase, which translates to MKITFCCTGTQAGPWLQGLAAALPQADISLWQPGAPQADHAVVWKPPQQFIDEQPRLRTLFNLGAGVDALLRLRLPPAALVVRLDDAGMAVQMAEYVCHAVIGHLREFDAYAGQMRAGRWDDLRPPRRRADLPVGVMGLGVLGQRVAGALAQFEFPVNGWSRSRKTAMDGVRTFSGADGFDAFLAASRVLVNLLPLTPDTVDIMNRTTLSRLQPGAYVINVARGAHLVDEDLLALIDSGHIAGATLDVFRSEPLPADHAFWRHPRITVTPHISARTLRQESIAQIAHKITTLEQGGAVAGVVDPARGY; encoded by the coding sequence ATGAAAATCACCTTTTGCTGTACCGGCACCCAGGCCGGGCCCTGGTTGCAAGGGCTGGCCGCCGCACTGCCACAGGCTGACATCAGCCTGTGGCAGCCCGGTGCCCCGCAGGCCGACCATGCCGTGGTCTGGAAGCCGCCGCAACAGTTCATCGACGAGCAGCCGCGGCTCAGAACCTTGTTCAACCTGGGCGCGGGCGTGGATGCGCTGCTGCGCCTGCGCCTGCCGCCCGCAGCGCTGGTGGTGCGGCTCGATGACGCGGGCATGGCGGTGCAGATGGCCGAATATGTGTGCCATGCGGTGATTGGCCATTTGCGCGAGTTCGATGCCTATGCGGGCCAAATGCGGGCCGGGCGCTGGGACGACCTGCGCCCGCCGCGCCGGCGCGCGGATCTGCCGGTGGGCGTGATGGGGCTGGGGGTGTTGGGGCAGCGGGTGGCCGGCGCGCTGGCGCAGTTCGAGTTCCCGGTCAATGGCTGGAGCCGCTCGCGCAAGACCGCCATGGACGGGGTTCGCACCTTCAGCGGGGCCGACGGGTTCGATGCATTTCTGGCGGCCAGCCGCGTGCTGGTGAACCTGCTGCCGCTCACGCCCGATACCGTGGACATCATGAACCGCACGACCCTCTCGCGGCTGCAACCGGGCGCCTATGTGATCAATGTGGCGCGCGGCGCGCATCTGGTCGATGAGGATCTGCTGGCGCTGATCGATAGCGGCCATATCGCCGGCGCCACGCTGGATGTGTTTCGCAGCGAGCCGCTGCCCGCCGACCATGCGTTCTGGCGCCATCCCCGGATCACCGTCACGCCCCATATCTCGGCCCGCACATTGCGCCAGGAGAGCATTGCCCAGATTGCGCACAAGATCACCACGCTGGAGCAAGGCGGGGCCGTGGCCGGGGTGGTGGACCCGGCGCGCGGCTATTGA
- a CDS encoding YbaB/EbfC family nucleoid-associated protein, producing the protein MFNKGQLAGLMKQAQAMQDNLKKAQDELALIEVEGESGAGLVKVLMTCKHDVKRIRIDPSLLAEDKDMLEDLVAAAFNAAVRKAEETSEQKMGKLTAGMPGLPGGMKFPF; encoded by the coding sequence ATGTTCAACAAAGGACAGCTCGCCGGCCTCATGAAGCAAGCCCAGGCAATGCAGGACAACCTGAAAAAAGCCCAGGACGAACTGGCGCTGATCGAAGTCGAAGGTGAATCCGGCGCCGGCCTGGTGAAGGTGCTGATGACTTGCAAGCATGATGTCAAACGCATCCGCATCGACCCGAGCCTGCTGGCGGAGGACAAGGACATGCTGGAAGACCTGGTGGCGGCGGCTTTCAATGCCGCCGTGCGCAAGGCCGAGGAAACTTCGGAGCAGAAGATGGGCAAGCTCACCGCCGGTATGCCGGGCCTGCCCGGCGGCATGAAATTTCCGTTCTGA
- a CDS encoding YbaK/EbsC family protein — translation MTAISGASGMCATPLKDLPEAVQRVAAALQAQGHAHMPQMLDAAARTAQQAADALGIRVGQVAKSIIFRRQSDDAAVLVVTSGDRRVDEKKVAAQVGKIGRADADFVKARTGFSIGGVAPLAHATPPVTLIDQDLLRFDVVWAAAGHPHSVFALHPGDLQRLTGAPVVDVVQEPADMAAKSAP, via the coding sequence ATGACAGCAATCAGCGGAGCTTCCGGCATGTGCGCCACCCCATTGAAGGATTTACCCGAAGCCGTGCAGCGGGTGGCGGCCGCATTGCAGGCGCAGGGCCATGCCCATATGCCGCAGATGCTCGACGCTGCCGCGCGCACTGCGCAGCAGGCGGCCGATGCGCTGGGCATCCGGGTCGGGCAGGTGGCCAAGAGCATTATCTTTCGGCGCCAGAGCGACGATGCGGCGGTGCTGGTGGTGACCTCGGGCGACCGCCGGGTCGACGAGAAAAAGGTCGCCGCCCAAGTGGGCAAGATCGGCCGCGCCGATGCCGATTTCGTCAAGGCGCGCACCGGCTTTTCGATTGGCGGCGTGGCGCCGCTGGCCCATGCCACGCCGCCCGTCACGCTGATCGACCAGGACCTGCTGCGCTTTGACGTGGTCTGGGCCGCAGCGGGCCATCCGCACAGCGTGTTCGCGCTGCACCCCGGCGACCTGCAGCGCCTGACCGGCGCGCCGGTGGTCGATGTGGTGCAGGAGCCGGCGGACATGGCCGCCAAGTCAGCGCCATGA